One window of Dyadobacter sandarakinus genomic DNA carries:
- a CDS encoding ThuA domain-containing protein, whose product MFKKLLSLTLLLAAAFTAQAQQFKALLFTKTAGFHHVSIHEGVTGIRNLASRHNFSVDWQESADVFNEKNLANYQVVIFLNTTGDILNAEQQAAFEKYIKSGKGFVGIHSAADTEYDWPWYGKLVGMYFKTHPAQQTAFLDVKDSNFPGLERFPKRQLWTDEWYEYKKPYNADDLKILITLDEKTYDPKTNQGTGMGAEHPMSWYHNFDGGRAFYTGLGHIGLVYSDQSFLDHLYGGIWWAATGKGMK is encoded by the coding sequence ATGTTCAAAAAACTATTATCCCTGACCCTGCTTCTCGCCGCAGCTTTTACGGCTCAGGCGCAGCAGTTCAAAGCATTACTTTTTACAAAAACAGCCGGCTTCCACCACGTTTCTATTCACGAGGGCGTAACAGGCATCAGGAACCTGGCATCCCGCCACAACTTCTCGGTCGACTGGCAAGAGAGTGCAGATGTTTTTAACGAGAAAAATCTGGCAAACTACCAGGTGGTCATTTTCCTGAATACGACGGGAGATATTTTGAATGCCGAGCAGCAGGCAGCATTTGAAAAATATATCAAGAGTGGAAAAGGCTTTGTCGGCATTCACTCCGCTGCCGACACCGAGTACGACTGGCCATGGTACGGCAAGCTGGTAGGTATGTATTTCAAAACCCACCCTGCGCAGCAAACCGCGTTTCTGGATGTGAAAGACAGCAATTTTCCAGGTCTCGAACGCTTTCCAAAGCGCCAGCTGTGGACAGACGAGTGGTACGAGTACAAAAAACCATACAATGCCGATGACCTGAAAATCCTGATCACGCTGGACGAAAAAACTTACGATCCCAAGACTAACCAGGGGACCGGCATGGGCGCCGAGCACCCGATGTCGTGGTACCACAATTTCGACGGCGGCCGCGCATTTTACACGGGATTGGGGCACATCGGACTCGTGTACTCAGACCAATCTTTTCTGGATCATTTGTACGGAGGAATCTGGTGGGCCGCTACCGGGAAAGGGATGAAGTAG
- a CDS encoding NAD(P)H-binding protein, producing the protein MKYIITGSLGNVSLPVTKNLAAAGHDVTVISSNPDKKAEIEALGAHAAIGSATDQEFVTRTFRDAEVAYLMIPSSFALTDYKGFQLKVADAYLHALQGSQIKHIVVLSSLGAHLREGAGPIDALGYLEEKLLQIPGLNLNFLRPSYFFSNLFSLGGLIQQAGIAGNNFGDTDEKLVLTHTDHIAEVATEQLLNLFTGHHITNIANDERHPSEIATILGKAIGKENTPWVTFSDEDAYQGMLGAGLNESFASLYVEMGQALRSGKMQEEYWKNRPVPGSYKLEDFAREFAGAFGQH; encoded by the coding sequence ATGAAATATATCATCACCGGATCATTGGGCAATGTAAGCTTACCCGTGACCAAAAACCTGGCAGCAGCCGGACACGACGTGACTGTTATCAGCAGCAATCCCGATAAAAAAGCAGAAATTGAAGCACTCGGTGCGCATGCGGCGATCGGATCTGCCACAGACCAGGAGTTTGTTACCCGCACATTCAGGGATGCCGAAGTGGCTTACCTCATGATCCCCAGCAGCTTTGCGCTGACAGACTATAAAGGTTTTCAGCTGAAAGTAGCGGATGCTTACCTGCATGCATTACAAGGTAGCCAGATCAAACATATTGTGGTGCTGAGCAGCCTGGGTGCCCACCTGCGCGAAGGTGCGGGGCCGATTGATGCCCTGGGCTATCTGGAAGAAAAACTGCTGCAAATCCCGGGCTTGAACCTGAATTTTCTGCGCCCGTCTTACTTTTTCAGTAATTTGTTCAGCCTTGGCGGGCTGATTCAGCAGGCAGGTATTGCAGGCAATAATTTTGGTGATACAGACGAAAAGCTGGTCCTTACCCATACTGACCACATCGCTGAAGTAGCTACCGAACAATTATTAAACCTTTTCACCGGGCATCATATCACAAACATCGCCAACGATGAGCGCCACCCCAGCGAAATCGCCACAATCCTCGGAAAAGCAATTGGAAAGGAAAATACGCCCTGGGTTACGTTCAGCGACGAAGATGCATACCAGGGAATGCTTGGTGCAGGTTTGAATGAAAGCTTCGCTTCACTTTATGTTGAAATGGGCCAGGCTTTACGCAGTGGTAAAATGCAGGAAGAATACTGGAAAAACCGTCCGGTACCCGGCAGCTACAAGCTGGAAGACTTTGCCAGGGAGTTTGCGGGAGCCTTCGGGCAGCATTGA
- a CDS encoding PVC-type heme-binding CxxCH protein, producing MKITKPIYGAALLATMLLATSSSKYRNVKEDPDPDPQKELQSFKLAEGFEVTLFASDPMVAKPIQMNWDAEGRLWVVSSTVYPHLKTGESANDKIFVLEDTDGDGKADKSTVFAEGLIQPTGILPGDGGCYVANSTEILHFSDTDGDGKADKKRRVLNGFGTGDTHHLIHTFRWGPEGRMYFNQSIYIYSHVETPFGIRRLEGGGAWALNTRNLDMEVYVRGLVNPWGLQFDRWGQSFLTDGAGGEGINYGFPGATFVTAPGAARILRGLNPGQPKHSGLDVVSGKHLPDAWQERMITNDFRANRINSFKLEEQGAGYVSRQTDDLMWSDNVAFRPVDINVGPDGAIYVADWYNPIIQHGEVDFHDPRRDQQHGRIWRIVAKNRPLVPKPQLTKASVRELLEALKLPEEWTRLQAKQVLKAKGAKEVIPALQQWVAALDKNDKQYEHNLLEGLWVYQTMETVNQPILQEVLSAKDHKVRAAGLRALELWYPQLTGVPATLSKAVRDEHPQVRMEAVIALRKTKTADGAKAALMVLDQPMDEFLDFALWQTVRELEPVWLSKIKAEPEFLGDAKKTAYALKSATGPDAAGLLVQLYQKGQVPEDYQKDVLASISRTGQVNELNTLLDITVRNKDKNAAAQLAALEQAASQRNLKPDKNPARIAEFIENDDEAVSGAAIRLIGLWKLNELSGKLINLIKTGEPATKKAALGALAGIDQSTAKQLMVDLAGPKNPAEVRLIAASQLASVDPKEGARIGTELLRTLPADTDVSEFFLAFIPTNEGSAALAEAIGTKKIPEGFAKRGRQLVQQRAGWTRQNLDEVLALKNALETSGGAMPTQKMPQDLDDQQIAGLAKLVAEKADPVKGEQIFRRAESSCTTCHAIGGAGGLIGPDLSSLGTSSPAETIIRSILYPSLSIKEGYDLKRVVKKDGSDLMGYLASDGANDIVIRDVTGKEVSIAKSQVQVMEKVPGSLMPPGLTAGLDQTEFINLVGFLTRMGEPGDFRVSANRYVRRWETTSNAGAVTGKTVRNAKAAWAPVYSMVSGELPVGDLPEVTSGGKKVSVARFDVEVLTKGNVTLAFNAPAGITATADTKPLKFSEGNITADLPQGMHSITLLIDREAWKQQGLKVELKDAPGGAQTRLKMGR from the coding sequence ATGAAAATCACCAAACCAATATACGGAGCAGCATTGCTTGCCACCATGCTCCTGGCAACTTCCTCCAGCAAATACCGGAACGTGAAAGAAGACCCCGATCCGGATCCGCAGAAAGAGCTTCAATCATTCAAACTGGCGGAGGGATTTGAAGTTACATTATTTGCTTCAGACCCGATGGTGGCCAAGCCCATTCAGATGAACTGGGATGCCGAGGGACGGCTATGGGTTGTGAGCAGCACTGTGTACCCGCATCTCAAAACAGGGGAGTCCGCCAATGACAAGATTTTTGTCCTGGAAGACACCGATGGGGACGGCAAAGCCGACAAGTCTACTGTTTTTGCAGAAGGGTTGATCCAGCCTACGGGTATACTGCCGGGTGACGGCGGCTGCTATGTGGCAAACTCAACTGAAATCCTGCATTTTTCAGATACAGACGGCGACGGTAAGGCCGATAAAAAGCGTCGCGTCCTCAATGGATTTGGTACCGGTGATACCCACCACCTCATTCATACATTCCGCTGGGGTCCCGAGGGCCGGATGTATTTCAATCAGTCGATCTATATTTACAGCCACGTGGAGACACCTTTCGGGATCCGCCGGCTCGAAGGCGGAGGTGCCTGGGCATTGAACACCCGGAACCTGGACATGGAGGTGTATGTACGCGGCCTGGTAAACCCCTGGGGCCTGCAGTTTGACCGCTGGGGGCAATCATTCCTGACCGACGGTGCAGGAGGCGAAGGGATCAACTATGGTTTTCCCGGTGCCACTTTCGTGACAGCGCCGGGTGCAGCGCGTATCCTGCGCGGGCTTAACCCCGGCCAGCCCAAACACAGCGGGCTGGATGTTGTTTCAGGAAAACATTTGCCTGATGCCTGGCAGGAGCGCATGATCACCAACGATTTCCGCGCAAACCGTATCAACAGCTTCAAGCTGGAAGAGCAGGGGGCAGGTTACGTTTCCAGACAAACCGATGACCTGATGTGGTCGGATAATGTGGCTTTCAGACCGGTGGACATCAATGTAGGTCCGGATGGCGCCATTTACGTTGCCGACTGGTACAACCCGATTATTCAGCATGGAGAAGTAGATTTTCACGATCCGCGCCGTGATCAGCAGCATGGACGCATCTGGCGCATTGTAGCCAAGAACCGACCTTTGGTACCCAAGCCTCAGCTTACAAAAGCCAGTGTCAGGGAACTTCTGGAAGCACTCAAACTGCCCGAAGAATGGACGCGCCTGCAGGCCAAGCAGGTACTGAAAGCAAAAGGTGCAAAGGAGGTAATTCCGGCTTTGCAGCAGTGGGTTGCTGCTTTGGATAAAAATGACAAGCAGTACGAGCATAATCTGCTTGAAGGACTCTGGGTTTACCAGACTATGGAAACGGTTAACCAGCCGATTTTACAGGAAGTATTAAGTGCCAAAGATCATAAAGTCCGTGCTGCCGGTTTGCGTGCCCTGGAACTGTGGTACCCGCAGCTGACAGGTGTTCCCGCAACGCTGTCCAAAGCGGTCAGGGACGAACATCCGCAGGTACGAATGGAAGCCGTGATTGCATTGCGTAAAACCAAAACTGCTGATGGCGCAAAAGCCGCATTGATGGTACTGGATCAGCCTATGGATGAGTTCCTGGACTTTGCATTGTGGCAAACTGTTCGCGAACTGGAACCGGTATGGCTGTCGAAAATAAAGGCAGAGCCGGAGTTTCTGGGTGATGCAAAAAAGACAGCTTACGCATTGAAATCTGCGACCGGGCCGGACGCTGCCGGATTACTGGTACAGCTCTACCAGAAAGGTCAGGTACCGGAAGATTACCAGAAAGATGTACTTGCAAGTATCTCGCGCACCGGCCAGGTGAATGAGCTGAATACCTTGCTGGATATTACAGTCCGGAACAAAGACAAAAATGCAGCGGCACAGCTGGCAGCGCTGGAACAAGCAGCAAGCCAGCGTAATCTTAAACCTGATAAAAATCCCGCACGTATTGCTGAGTTTATAGAAAATGATGACGAAGCAGTGAGCGGGGCTGCAATTCGGCTGATTGGTTTGTGGAAACTGAATGAACTGAGCGGAAAGCTGATCAACTTGATCAAAACCGGGGAGCCGGCGACAAAAAAAGCCGCGTTGGGTGCATTGGCCGGCATTGACCAGTCAACAGCAAAGCAGCTGATGGTAGACCTTGCCGGACCGAAAAATCCAGCTGAGGTACGACTGATTGCTGCCTCTCAGCTCGCGTCGGTTGATCCGAAGGAAGGTGCAAGAATAGGCACCGAGCTCCTGCGTACATTGCCGGCTGACACGGATGTTTCTGAATTTTTTCTGGCATTTATTCCTACCAATGAAGGTAGTGCAGCATTGGCCGAGGCCATCGGGACCAAGAAAATACCGGAAGGATTTGCGAAGCGTGGTCGCCAGCTGGTACAGCAGCGCGCCGGATGGACACGCCAGAACCTCGACGAAGTACTTGCTTTGAAAAATGCGCTGGAAACGTCGGGTGGAGCAATGCCTACCCAGAAAATGCCGCAGGACCTGGACGATCAGCAAATTGCCGGGCTTGCCAAACTGGTAGCCGAGAAGGCGGACCCGGTAAAAGGAGAGCAGATTTTCAGGCGGGCAGAGTCCAGCTGTACGACCTGTCATGCCATTGGCGGTGCAGGAGGGTTGATCGGTCCTGACCTGAGCAGCCTGGGTACCAGCTCGCCTGCCGAGACCATTATCCGCTCCATTTTGTATCCGAGCCTATCGATCAAGGAAGGCTACGATCTGAAACGGGTTGTAAAAAAAGACGGCTCTGACCTGATGGGTTACCTTGCTTCTGACGGGGCAAATGATATTGTGATTCGTGATGTTACAGGCAAGGAAGTATCTATTGCGAAAAGTCAGGTGCAGGTCATGGAAAAAGTGCCTGGCTCGCTCATGCCGCCGGGACTTACCGCAGGGTTGGATCAGACTGAGTTTATTAACCTGGTTGGTTTCCTGACCAGGATGGGTGAGCCGGGAGACTTCCGGGTATCAGCCAACCGGTATGTGCGCCGGTGGGAAACAACGTCTAATGCAGGCGCGGTGACGGGTAAAACTGTAAGGAACGCGAAAGCTGCATGGGCTCCGGTTTATAGTATGGTTTCCGGCGAGCTGCCTGTGGGCGATCTGCCTGAGGTAACTTCCGGCGGCAAAAAGGTAAGTGTGGCCAGGTTTGATGTGGAAGTTTTGACAAAAGGCAATGTGACCCTGGCATTCAACGCACCGGCGGGGATTACTGCAACTGCCGATACAAAGCCTCTGAAGTTTTCCGAAGGCAATATCACAGCCGACCTCCCGCAGGGAATGCATTCGATTACGCTGCTGATCGACAGGGAAGCATGGAAGCAGCAGGGTTTGAAAGTAGAATTAAAAGATGCCCCCGGCGGCGCACAGACGCGGCTGAAGATGGGGAGATAG
- the bla gene encoding subclass B1 metallo-beta-lactamase produces the protein MIFRLSIFLFALISSCTFAQKSDELHTDNLIIEKVKDHVYRHVTYLQTQSFGRVECNGMIVFDKGEAIIFDTPIDDSTSYAVMEWLQTNLNVKIKAVIATHFHEDCVGGLAAFHKKGIPSYATNQTIDSTKSRHFPVPQKGFGQRLEMKVGDRTVVAEFNGEGHTPDNIIGYFPSEKAMFGGCLVKELNATKGNLADANEKAWPATIAKIKKKYPDTQIVIPGHGELGNTSLLDYTMALFEVK, from the coding sequence ATGATTTTTCGACTTTCTATCTTCCTTTTTGCATTGATTTCCAGCTGTACCTTCGCGCAGAAATCCGATGAACTGCATACCGACAATCTGATTATTGAAAAGGTGAAAGACCATGTGTACCGCCACGTCACCTACCTGCAGACACAAAGTTTTGGCCGGGTTGAATGCAATGGAATGATCGTTTTTGATAAAGGTGAAGCAATTATCTTTGACACACCGATAGATGATTCCACTTCCTATGCGGTCATGGAGTGGCTGCAAACGAATTTGAATGTGAAAATAAAAGCAGTGATCGCGACGCACTTTCATGAGGACTGCGTAGGCGGACTGGCGGCTTTCCACAAAAAAGGAATTCCATCCTATGCTACCAACCAAACCATTGATTCAACCAAATCAAGGCATTTCCCCGTGCCGCAAAAAGGGTTCGGGCAGCGGCTCGAAATGAAAGTAGGCGACCGTACCGTTGTAGCCGAGTTCAATGGAGAAGGCCATACGCCCGACAACATTATCGGCTATTTCCCGAGTGAAAAGGCCATGTTTGGAGGCTGCCTGGTCAAGGAGCTCAATGCGACCAAAGGCAACCTGGCCGACGCCAATGAAAAAGCCTGGCCTGCTACCATCGCCAAAATCAAGAAGAAATATCCGGATACTCAGATCGTAATTCCCGGGCACGGAGAGCTGGGGAACACATCGCTGCTGGATTATACGATGGCTTTGTTCGAGGTGAAGTAG
- a CDS encoding winged helix-turn-helix transcriptional regulator produces MTKIKESSTYNVNREIVMQECPVTYVMNKIGGHWKPIILYHLLSGEKRYSEIRKAMPHITEKMLIQHLKQLETDKLLVRESRPVVPPHVTYTLTEAGHELRTVINAMAEWAARDMTRQ; encoded by the coding sequence ATGACGAAGATCAAGGAAAGCTCGACATACAATGTAAACCGGGAGATCGTGATGCAGGAATGTCCGGTAACTTATGTAATGAATAAGATCGGCGGGCATTGGAAACCCATCATTCTATATCACCTGCTGAGCGGTGAGAAGCGATATTCGGAAATCAGGAAAGCGATGCCGCACATTACTGAAAAAATGTTGATCCAGCATCTGAAGCAGCTTGAAACAGACAAGCTCCTGGTACGGGAATCCAGGCCCGTAGTTCCCCCTCATGTTACTTACACGCTCACAGAAGCCGGCCACGAGCTGCGGACGGTAATTAATGCCATGGCGGAGTGGGCAGCGAGGGATATGACGCGGCAGTAG
- a CDS encoding DUF1304 domain-containing protein yields MEILGKILVGLVALEHLYIMYLEMFAWETKGKETFKGSLAPELFEPTKTLAANQGLYNGFLAAGLIWTLFIEDPNWSFYIAVFFLTCVMVAGIYGAFTASKKIFWVQALPAIVALVVLHVR; encoded by the coding sequence ATGGAAATCCTCGGTAAAATCCTTGTCGGCCTCGTCGCTCTCGAACATCTTTACATCATGTACCTCGAAATGTTCGCCTGGGAAACAAAAGGCAAAGAAACCTTCAAAGGCTCCCTCGCACCTGAGCTTTTCGAGCCTACCAAAACATTAGCAGCTAATCAAGGTCTATACAACGGTTTTCTGGCCGCCGGCCTGATCTGGACCCTATTCATCGAAGATCCCAACTGGTCATTTTACATAGCCGTATTTTTCCTGACCTGCGTAATGGTAGCCGGGATTTACGGGGCATTTACGGCTAGTAAAAAGATTTTCTGGGTGCAGGCACTGCCGGCGATTGTGGCGTTGGTGGTGTTACATGTGAGGTGA
- a CDS encoding GIY-YIG nuclease family protein produces the protein MHHKTYHVYILKCADDSYYTGVTNNLNFRFVQHNSGINPECYTYTRRPVELVFSYEFKYVNNAIAFEKQVKGWSRKKKEAIIKGNWEVLRELAECMNASHSGNK, from the coding sequence ATGCACCACAAAACTTACCACGTTTACATTCTTAAATGCGCTGACGACAGCTATTATACCGGCGTTACCAATAACCTCAACTTCCGCTTCGTGCAACACAACTCAGGCATAAATCCGGAATGCTACACCTATACAAGGCGGCCGGTGGAGCTGGTGTTTTCTTATGAATTCAAGTATGTGAATAATGCGATTGCGTTTGAAAAGCAGGTGAAAGGTTGGAGCAGAAAGAAGAAGGAGGCGATTATTAAAGGAAATTGGGAGGTGTTGAGAGAGCTGGCGGAGTGTATGAATGCTTCGCATTCGGGTAATAAGTGA